In Porites lutea chromosome 7, jaPorLute2.1, whole genome shotgun sequence, a single window of DNA contains:
- the LOC140944323 gene encoding uncharacterized protein: MLECGNGMFLTTLCALIAAVLQILSRGGAEGKSISLDVSQVRINPLECYDRINQCKEQAEDGYCETNYHYMMDRCPWSCRFCRRPGGDTEKCTDLSKHCSYWVSKKECTTRPDYMAQNCKRSCEMCGPESDYNLTDKETTCPLWAKAGWCQSNEDLLDKCPHSCQKYGVQGANSLDERYITVNFQNSSSVASSKVVTFEAPPPPSAAIRSHSDLDTLPPDLKEVLAKEWWDSKLLKLTQKQNGYVTHPEPRPVTLTIPRESNETASNQTLNATAQSDQKERNRNESGPIQQQELVTVPAPLPPPRAYDSLLPKLFLSGGPTWATRNSSKTTHRSPDFSTQTNPEIWKEEKEEDEDLTESGQQKEVVPVRVNSNDQQGLRVDVSSSGSGWDIVKDGAKNSEGNEGDHHLTGEHTTSTSFSFSGSGDKSEVGRNEVKMVAEKEMLNDDNFEQSSSTEYHSSSRADAAPIEENITRKMESKQKVPEGDSMEENATLSGSGEEERTRKHVIVADRPKNGLVTEKIKIVLPENDFSGSGKIDDQEGWADSGVSLSGSGQQDNSELSRHLQGI; this comes from the exons ATGCTGGAATGCGGAAATGGTATGTTCTTGACTACGCTTTGTGCCCTCATCGCAG CGGTGTTGCAAATATTATCTCGAGGAGGCGCTGAAGGAAAATCAATATCTTTGGATGTTTCTCAAG TTCGCATTAACCCTTTGGAGTGTTATGATAGAATAAATCAATGCAAAGAACAGGCTGAAGACGGTTATTGCGAGACTAACTATCACTATATGATGGACAGATGCCCTTGGAGCTGTCGATTTTGCAGGCGACCTGGAG GTGACACTGAAAAGTGTACGGACCTCAGTAAGCACTGCTCCTATTGGGTCTCAAAAAAGGAATGCACGACCCGCCCAGATTACATGGCTCAAAATTGCAAGAGGAGCTGTGAAATGTGTGGTCCAG aaagcgATTACAATTTAACGGATAAAGAGACCACTTGCCCGCTCTGGGCCAAAGCCGGGTGGTGCCAATCAAACGAGGACCTGCTTGATAAATGCCCCCACAGTTGCCAAAAGTATGGCGTCCAAGGTGCTAACTCCCTGGATGAACGCTACATCACAGTCAATTTCCAAAATAGTTCCTCAGTAGCGAGCTCGAAAGTCGTTACGTTCGAGGCACCGCCTCCTCCTTCTGCAGCAATAAGATCACATTCAGACTTGGACACG CTGCCTCCAGACTTGAAGGAAGTCCTTGCAAAGGAATGGTGGGACTCCAAGTTATTAAAACTGacgcaaaaacaaaatgggTACGTCACGCACCCTGAGCCGCGCCCGGTGACGTTAACAATACCACGTGAATCAAACGAAACAGCAAGTAACCAAACACTTAATGCGACGGCTCAGTCTGAtcaaaaggaaagaaacagaAACGAGTCAG GCCCGATACAGCAACAGGAATTGGTAACAGTTCCTGCACCCCTCCCTCCACCTAGGGCATATGATTCTCTCCTACCGAAACTTTTCTTGAGTGGCGGACCTACTTGGGCCACTAGAAATAGCAGTAAAACCACGCATAGGAGCCCCGATTTTAGCACACAAACCAACCCGGAAATTTGGAAGGAGGAAAAGGAGGAAGACGAAGACTTAACTGAAAGCGGTCAACAAAAAGAAGTGGTGCCAGTCAGAGTGAATTCAAATGATCAGCAAGGACTTCGAGTTGACGTTTCCTCGTCGGGAAGTGGTTGGGATATTGTCAAAGATGGCGCGAAAAATTCCGAAGGAAATGAAGGAGACCATCACCTAACTGGAGAGCATACTACATCCacatcgttttctttttcaggaagCGGTGACAAAAGTGAGGTCGGAAGAAATGAGGTCAAAATGGTCGCTGAAAAAGAAATGCTCAATGACGATAACTTTGAGCAAAGTTCATCCACAGAGTATCATTCTTCATCACGAGCCGATGCTGCACCTATAGAAGAAAATATTACTAGAAAAAtggaaagcaaacaaaaagtgCCAGAAGGTGATAGTATGGAGGAAAACGCTACTCTTTCTGGCAGTGGAGAAGAAGAACGGACGAGGAAACATGTCATTGTAGCAGATAGACCAAAAAATGGTCTAGttacagaaaaaattaaaattgttctccctgaaaatgatttttctgGTAGCGGGAAAATTGACGATCAAGAAGGCTGGGCTGATAGTGGTGTTAGTTTATCTGGAAGTGGCCAGCAAGACAACAGCGAGCTATCTCGGCATCTTCAGGGAATTTAG
- the LOC140943337 gene encoding uncharacterized protein: MESGSSGSGDFLSDRDEEIRRISELQTSIPYKKMYNLKKCEDDPEADCEGLSQEKCLQEFNDMVEDCPWSCHFCAKEGEFTSRCEDRNNHCPSYAQRGDCQRLPDYMMQTCKKSCQFCGKESKYVDKHTVCPIWGREGYCQTDEDIRRACPHSCEKYKGVQPAPQSYPYPITALHPYQYQQGQYPIPVPNPYPNPYPAPYPYPAPYPYPYPYPSHYPSQYPYPTPSPYPTPPEPTPAPYPTPPTPVPAPYPTPPTPVPAPYPTPPAPGPAPYPTPPTPPPAPPPPPPPPYPVSPPPYPAAPPPPPPPYPAAPPPPPPTYPASPAPPPPTYPAAPVPPPPTYPAAPAPPGGIAPAPTYDKSERERKQHRKYFKHKKYHSTEHKNKKHD, encoded by the exons ATGGAGTCAGGTTCATCAGGAAGTGGAGATTTCTTAAGCGATAGAGACGAGGAAATTCGTAGAATATCTGAACTTCAAACATCGATACCAtacaaaaaaa tgtataacttaaaaaaatgcGAGGATGATCCAGAAGCTGACTGCGAAGGACTGTCACAAGAAAAATGTCTTCAAGAATTTAATGATATGGTTGAAGACTGTCCATGGTCATGCCACTTTTGTGCCAAGGAGGGCG AGTTTACCAGTCGCTGTGAAGACCGTAACAATCACTGCCCAAGCTATGCACAGAGAGGAGACTGCCAAAGACTTCCAGACTACATGATGCAAACCTGCAAAAAGTCTTGCCAGTTCTGTGGAAAGG AATCAAAGTACGTGGATAAGCACACGGTGTGCCCAATCTGGGGAAGGGAAGGTTACTGCCAAACAGACGAAGACATAAGACGAGCATGTCCCCACAGCTGCGAGAAGTACAAAGGCGTGCAACCAGCTCCTCAATCGTACCCCTATCCTATCACGGCCCTTCACCCATATCAGTACCAGCAGGGACAATACCCTATACCAGTTCCTAACCCATATCCAAACCCTTATCCCGCTCCATACCCGTATCCAGCTCCCTACCCCTACCCCTACCCTTACCCATCACATTACCCCTCACAGTACCCCTACCCTACCCCCAGCCCCTACCCAACACCACCAGAACCTACACCGGCTCCATATCCAACACCACCCACACCTGTACCGGCTCCATATCCAACACCACCCACACCTGTACCGGCTCCATACCCAACACCCCCGGCACCTGGACCTGCTCCATATCCGACTCCTCCAACACCTCCACCAGCTCCAccacctcctccaccaccaccgtATCCAGTTTCTCCGCCTCCATACCCCGCAGCCCCAccacctcctccacctcctTACCCCGCAGCcccaccacctccaccacctACATATCCGGCATCCCCGGCACCTCCACCACCTACATATCCGGCAGCCCCGGTACCTCCACCGCCTACATATCCAGCAGCCCCGGCACCTCCAGGAGGGATAGCACCTGCACCTACATACGACAAAAGTGAAAGAGAACGGAAGCAACACAGAAAATATTTCAAGCATAAGAAATACCACTCTACAGAACACAAGAATAAGAAACACGACTGA
- the LOC140943219 gene encoding uncharacterized protein has product MESRPVMCSALYGGSESDYNLTDKETTCPLWAKAGWCQSNEDLLDKCPHSCQKYGVQGANSLDERYITVNFQNSSSVASSKVVTFEAPPPPSAAIRSHSDLDTLPPDLKEVLAKEWWDSKLLKLTQKQNGYVTHPEPRPVTLTIPRESNETASNQTLNATAQSDQKERNRNESGPIQQQELVTVPAPLPPPRAYDSLLPKLFLSGGPTWATRNSSKTTHRSPDFSTQTNPEIWKEEKEEDEDLTESGQQKEVVPVRVNSNDQQGLRVDVSSSGSGWDIVKDGAKNSEGNEGDHHLTGEHTTSTSFSFSGSGDKSEVGRNEVKMVAEKEMLNDDNFEQSSSTEYHSSSRADAAPTEENITRKMESKQKVPEGDSMEENATLSGSGEEERTRKHVIVADRPKNGLVTEKIKIVLPENDFSGSGKIDDQEGWADSGVSLSGSGQQDNSELSRHLQGI; this is encoded by the exons ATGGAGTCCCGCCCTGTTATGTGTTCCGCACTATATGGTGGAA GCGAAAGCGATTACAATTTAACGGATAAAGAGACCACTTGCCCGCTCTGGGCCAAAGCCGGGTGGTGCCAATCAAACGAGGACCTGCTTGATAAATGCCCCCACAGTTGCCAAAAGTATGGCGTCCAAGGTGCTAACTCCCTGGATGAACGCTACATCACAGTCAATTTCCAAAATAGTTCCTCAGTAGCGAGCTCGAAAGTCGTTACGTTCGAGGCACCGCCTCCTCCTTCTGCAGCAATAAGATCACATTCAGACTTGGACACG CTGCCTCCAGACTTGAAGGAAGTCCTTGCAAAGGAATGGTGGGACTCCAAGTTATTAAAACTGacgcaaaaacaaaatgggTACGTCACGCACCCTGAGCCGCGCCCGGTGACGTTAACAATACCACGTGAATCAAACGAAACAGCAAGTAACCAAACACTTAATGCGACGGCTCAGTCTGAtcaaaaggaaagaaacagaAACGAGTCAG GCCCGATACAGCAACAGGAATTGGTAACAGTTCCTGCACCCCTCCCTCCACCTAGGGCATATGATTCTCTCCTACCGAAACTTTTCTTGAGTGGCGGACCTACTTGGGCCACTAGAAATAGCAGTAAAACCACGCATAGGAGCCCCGATTTTAGCACACAAACCAACCCGGAAATTTGGAAGGAGGAAAAGGAGGAAGACGAAGACTTAACTGAAAGCGGTCAACAAAAAGAAGTGGTGCCAGTCAGAGTGAATTCAAATGATCAGCAAGGACTTCGAGTTGACGTTTCCTCGTCGGGAAGTGGTTGGGATATTGTCAAAGATGGCGCGAAAAATTCCGAAGGAAATGAAGGAGACCATCACCTAACTGGAGAGCATACTACATCCacatcgttttctttttcaggaagCGGTGACAAAAGTGAGGTCGGAAGAAATGAGGTCAAAATGGTCGCTGAAAAAGAAATGCTCAATGACGATAACTTTGAGCAAAGTTCATCCACAGAGTATCATTCTTCATCACGAGCCGATGCTGCACCTACAGAAGAAAATATTACTAGAAAAAtggaaagcaaacaaaaagtgCCAGAAGGTGATAGTATGGAGGAAAACGCTACTCTTTCTGGCAGTGGAGAAGAAGAACGGACGAGGAAACATGTCATTGTAGCAGATAGACCAAAAAATGGTCTAGttacagaaaaaattaaaattgttctccctgaaaatgatttttctgGTAGCGGGAAAATTGACGATCAAGAAGGCTGGGCTGATAGTGGTGTTAGTTTATCTGGAAGTGGCCAGCAAGACAACAGCGAGCTATCTCGGCATCTTCAGGGAATTTAG